Proteins co-encoded in one Listeria ivanovii subsp. ivanovii genomic window:
- a CDS encoding DUF4870 domain-containing protein, with product MLDKKIISALSYFSLFFGPIITPCLICLTNRDKETKHHAKWALLTQATFVIGMSVAILLYYYVPFSTNSADTVHFLSLATVFFIVVLNVTILLFNLIRGIACIVKRSEDNWARC from the coding sequence ATGTTAGATAAAAAAATAATTAGCGCATTAAGTTATTTTAGTCTTTTTTTCGGTCCGATTATTACTCCATGCCTTATTTGTCTTACTAATAGAGATAAAGAAACAAAGCATCATGCCAAATGGGCGTTATTAACACAAGCAACTTTTGTTATTGGAATGAGTGTTGCAATTCTCCTTTATTATTACGTTCCCTTTAGTACCAATAGTGCGGACACTGTTCATTTCTTATCGTTAGCTACCGTATTTTTTATCGTTGTTCTTAATGTCACAATTCTACTTTTCAATTTGATTCGAGGCATTGCTTGCATCGTAAAACGTTCAGAGGATAACTGGGCTAGATGTTAA
- a CDS encoding MATE family efflux transporter translates to MSSVQKVASLSLFTLAWPIFLEQFLRLMISYIDVFMLGHYSDDAVAATGVANQILVISIIIYGFISVGVQIIVSQMIGAKKHKEIENVITNGLVVAFLIGIVMSVIFIFMSKSFLTWMGIAPHLVEVGAPFLEIIGGSSVVIAIHASILPILRAHGYVRQSILVPVTISIINVVGNYLFLYGPLVYLDYGVAGVGISTAVANFIGMVLAIFMLRKYIGYTFHFKKLEHVSKKLLYSILRLGLPSAGENLSYAGSQLVVTAIIAILGTEALTTKVYASTVSQFVALFAIALGQASQIIIGRAVGAKEIDKAYRQGLRSWKIGLVVAIIVSFSIYLFAEPIMRLFTTNTEIITMTKELFLLSIFLELGRATNIIIISSLNSTGDVRFPFICGLIVMWIVSLPFSYVLGISAGLGLVGVWLAYIIDEGVRAVLMYKRWRSKVWSLKSII, encoded by the coding sequence GTGAGTTCCGTACAAAAGGTTGCAAGTCTGAGTTTATTTACGCTTGCTTGGCCAATTTTCTTAGAGCAATTTTTGCGTCTGATGATTAGCTATATTGATGTCTTTATGCTAGGTCATTATTCCGATGATGCCGTTGCGGCGACAGGGGTTGCCAATCAAATTCTGGTTATTTCCATCATTATTTATGGCTTTATCAGTGTTGGGGTCCAAATCATCGTGTCGCAAATGATTGGTGCAAAAAAACATAAAGAAATCGAAAATGTCATTACAAATGGCTTAGTAGTCGCTTTCTTAATCGGAATTGTGATGAGTGTTATTTTCATTTTTATGTCGAAAAGCTTTCTTACTTGGATGGGCATTGCTCCTCATTTAGTCGAGGTTGGCGCGCCATTTCTTGAAATTATTGGCGGAAGTTCGGTTGTTATTGCGATTCATGCTTCCATCTTGCCAATTCTTCGAGCACATGGTTATGTCAGGCAGTCCATTTTAGTCCCTGTAACCATCAGTATTATCAATGTGGTTGGTAACTATTTATTCCTATATGGTCCACTTGTCTACTTAGATTACGGTGTAGCAGGTGTTGGTATTTCTACAGCTGTCGCTAACTTTATCGGAATGGTACTTGCCATTTTTATGCTACGAAAATACATTGGTTATACTTTTCATTTCAAAAAATTGGAACATGTATCGAAAAAACTTCTTTACTCGATTTTACGACTTGGACTTCCATCTGCTGGTGAAAACTTATCTTATGCAGGCTCTCAGCTTGTTGTTACAGCAATTATTGCCATTCTTGGGACGGAAGCACTAACAACTAAAGTCTATGCCTCTACTGTTAGTCAATTCGTCGCTCTATTTGCAATCGCACTCGGTCAAGCCTCACAAATAATTATCGGGCGTGCTGTCGGGGCAAAAGAAATTGATAAAGCATATAGACAAGGCCTTCGCAGTTGGAAAATCGGCTTAGTCGTCGCTATCATCGTCAGTTTCTCGATTTATCTTTTCGCTGAACCAATTATGCGACTCTTTACAACAAACACAGAAATCATCACAATGACAAAAGAATTATTCTTACTCTCCATTTTCCTTGAACTTGGTCGTGCAACTAATATCATTATTATTAGCAGTCTTAATTCTACGGGTGATGTCCGTTTTCCATTCATCTGTGGTCTGATTGTGATGTGGATTGTTAGTTTGCCGTTCTCTTATGTACTTGGAATTTCAGCAGGCCTTGGACTTGTAGGTGTTTGGCTGGCTTACATTATCGATGAAGGAGTTCGTGCTGTCTTAATGTACAAAAGGTGGCGAAGTAAAGTTTGGTCGTTAAAATCTATCATATAA
- a CDS encoding MarR family winged helix-turn-helix transcriptional regulator encodes MSSKNQDLGHSVIKAFMNFKHAEIKSFQIPGYSKSETRFIFILSRGLKSQGPKIRVSDLGHMLRISKPSVTQMIQSLEGKGLIKRVKNPDDKRSMYVELTELGADVSKKMLDEFQTSFEDMQEFLGEEDMKKLITLLEKLTEYLNAKSENKEA; translated from the coding sequence ATGTCTTCCAAAAATCAAGACTTGGGGCACTCGGTTATCAAGGCTTTTATGAATTTTAAACATGCCGAAATAAAGAGTTTTCAAATCCCAGGATATAGTAAATCTGAGACAAGATTTATTTTTATTTTATCACGTGGTCTTAAAAGTCAAGGACCTAAAATCCGTGTTTCCGATCTTGGTCATATGCTGCGAATTTCGAAACCGAGCGTAACCCAAATGATACAATCGCTCGAAGGAAAAGGGCTCATCAAGCGTGTGAAAAACCCAGATGACAAGCGTTCGATGTATGTAGAACTCACAGAACTTGGCGCAGATGTATCTAAAAAAATGCTGGATGAGTTTCAGACTAGTTTTGAAGATATGCAAGAATTTTTGGGAGAAGAAGACATGAAGAAGTTAATTACCCTCTTAGAGAAACTCACAGAATACTTAAACGCAAAATCCGAAAATAAGGAGGCATAA
- a CDS encoding ABC transporter ATP-binding protein: protein MMKLMKRLKPYWLSITVVLVLTFGQVIGQLYLPTLMSNIIDKGVVTGDTDYIWKTGMQMLLISFASVILSVIVVYLASKISMGFGKDLRDKIFTKVEDFSLQEFDKVGTSSLITRTTNDVVQIQNVLYMMMRLMVMAPIMLLGGIIMAVGRDAKLSLIFVVVLPLLLILVVVLGSKAMPMFKSLQKKMDKLNRVIREGLTGIRVVRAFNRNEDELEKFEEANADYATTAIKVNRLLSLMSPLMMLLMNLTSIAIVWIGSIFIGNGDMQVGDLMAFIQYAMQIMMSFMMLSAVFIMIPRAGASAERINEVLDMEAEILNPANPKTSTPPAKLSFENVTFRYEGAEKPVIENISFEAKAGETVAIIGSTGAGKSTLINMIPRFYDVESGVVKINGIDVREMDQSSLRQKIGLVPQKAVLFTGTIASNMRYGKEDATDEEIWEALRTAQAENFVSKQSNGLDSRVEQGGNNFSGGQKQRLSIARSLIRKPEIYIFDDSFSALDFKTDAKLREALKKETTEAVTLIVAQRITSVVNSDQIIVLNEGKVAGIGTHEELKETNQIYQEIMRSQLSEEEIA from the coding sequence ATGATGAAATTAATGAAAAGATTAAAACCTTATTGGCTGAGTATTACAGTCGTATTAGTTCTTACTTTCGGACAAGTTATTGGTCAACTTTATTTACCGACGCTCATGTCCAACATTATTGACAAAGGCGTTGTGACAGGAGATACCGACTATATTTGGAAAACTGGTATGCAGATGTTACTGATATCTTTCGCTTCTGTAATTTTGTCTGTTATAGTTGTTTATCTTGCATCAAAAATTTCCATGGGATTTGGGAAAGATTTGCGAGATAAAATTTTTACCAAAGTAGAGGACTTCTCTTTACAAGAATTTGATAAAGTAGGAACTTCTTCACTAATTACAAGAACAACCAATGATGTTGTTCAAATCCAAAACGTACTTTATATGATGATGCGACTAATGGTGATGGCACCGATTATGTTACTCGGCGGGATTATTATGGCTGTAGGACGAGACGCAAAATTATCTCTAATATTTGTAGTCGTTCTTCCATTGTTACTTATTTTAGTAGTAGTCCTTGGTAGTAAAGCAATGCCAATGTTTAAATCACTCCAAAAGAAGATGGATAAATTAAACCGGGTTATCCGTGAAGGCTTAACCGGGATTCGCGTCGTACGGGCATTCAACCGTAACGAAGACGAGCTAGAAAAGTTTGAAGAAGCAAATGCGGATTATGCAACAACTGCAATCAAAGTTAACCGACTACTTTCACTCATGAGTCCACTTATGATGTTACTAATGAATCTAACATCTATCGCCATTGTTTGGATTGGTTCTATTTTTATTGGAAATGGCGATATGCAAGTAGGAGACTTAATGGCGTTTATTCAATACGCGATGCAAATTATGATGTCCTTCATGATGCTTTCGGCGGTATTTATCATGATTCCACGTGCTGGTGCTTCAGCAGAACGTATTAATGAAGTACTAGACATGGAAGCAGAAATACTTAACCCTGCTAATCCAAAAACAAGTACACCTCCAGCAAAACTTTCTTTTGAAAATGTGACTTTCCGTTATGAAGGTGCTGAAAAACCTGTGATTGAAAACATTAGCTTTGAAGCAAAAGCAGGCGAAACAGTGGCTATTATCGGAAGTACCGGCGCTGGTAAATCTACTTTGATCAATATGATTCCGCGTTTTTATGATGTCGAAAGTGGTGTTGTAAAAATAAATGGAATCGATGTACGTGAAATGGATCAATCTAGTTTGCGCCAAAAAATTGGACTTGTGCCACAAAAAGCGGTGTTATTCACCGGGACAATAGCTTCCAACATGCGCTATGGAAAAGAAGATGCAACAGATGAAGAAATTTGGGAAGCACTTCGAACTGCTCAAGCGGAAAATTTTGTCTCTAAACAGTCAAATGGACTTGATAGTCGCGTAGAACAAGGTGGTAATAACTTCTCAGGAGGACAGAAACAACGGCTTTCAATTGCACGCTCTTTAATTAGAAAACCAGAAATTTATATTTTTGACGATAGTTTTTCGGCACTTGATTTCAAAACAGACGCTAAACTTCGGGAAGCACTTAAGAAAGAAACAACCGAAGCTGTCACACTTATCGTTGCACAACGAATTACCTCCGTGGTGAATTCTGACCAAATCATTGTGTTAAATGAAGGTAAAGTTGCTGGAATTGGCACACATGAAGAATTAAAAGAAACTAATCAGATTTATCAAGAAATCATGAGGTCACAGCTGTCAGAGGAGGAAATCGCATGA
- a CDS encoding ABC transporter ATP-binding protein, with translation MSAATPGPGGGMRMQTNAKPKNFKQTLFRLLGYMKPRSVAIIVVFIFAILSTIFNIFSPKELGKATTEIFKGVMSPAGIDNDKIFNILMIVLVLYLGSSLFSFIQQYVMSSVAQRTVYDMRKDLKAKMARLPLKYYDTRSNGDILSRSVNDMDNIANTLQQSLTQAITAIVQMIGVLIMMLTISWQMTLIVLVTVPISIILVAIIAGRSQRYFGAQQRNLGILNDTVEETYGGQTIIKAFGQEKKTLVKFDEVNDDYFKAAKKAQFISGIMMPVMQFVGNLGYVGVCVAGGIFVTNGTLQVGDIQSFTQYVQLFTQPISSVANIANIIQSTIASAERVFEMMDEEEEKDEIPANINQVAGEENSIVFDHVKFGYTPDKPLMTDLNIHVEEGQMVAIVGPTGAGKTTIINLLMRFYDVDGGSIRMKGIDTRDMTKDAVREKFGMVLQDTWLFNGTIADNIAYGREGATKEEVIGAAKAAYADDFIRRLPNGYDTVLNEEGSNISQGQKQLLTIARAILSDPSILILDEATSSVDTRTELNIQLAMGNLMEGRTSFVIAHRLSTIRDADLILVMNHGSVIEQGTHKDLLDAKGFYADLYNSQFTGAQAV, from the coding sequence ATGAGTGCAGCAACACCAGGTCCAGGCGGTGGAATGAGAATGCAAACAAATGCTAAACCGAAAAATTTCAAACAAACATTATTCCGGTTACTTGGCTACATGAAACCTCGTTCTGTCGCAATAATAGTCGTATTTATCTTTGCAATCCTGTCCACGATATTTAATATTTTCAGCCCAAAAGAACTCGGGAAAGCAACAACGGAAATTTTTAAAGGTGTAATGAGTCCAGCAGGAATTGACAACGACAAAATATTTAACATCTTAATGATTGTTTTAGTACTATATCTTGGAAGTTCTTTATTCAGCTTTATTCAACAATATGTGATGTCGAGCGTAGCACAACGTACGGTTTATGATATGCGTAAAGATTTAAAAGCGAAAATGGCACGACTTCCTCTAAAATATTATGATACACGTTCAAATGGGGATATTTTAAGTCGTTCTGTTAATGACATGGATAATATCGCAAACACACTACAACAATCACTAACACAAGCAATCACAGCAATTGTACAAATGATCGGTGTCTTAATTATGATGCTAACAATTAGCTGGCAGATGACCTTGATTGTACTTGTAACCGTACCAATCAGTATTATTCTAGTAGCAATTATTGCTGGGAGATCACAACGTTACTTTGGTGCGCAACAACGTAATTTAGGTATTTTAAATGATACTGTGGAAGAAACATACGGTGGACAAACAATTATTAAAGCATTTGGTCAAGAAAAGAAAACTTTAGTTAAATTTGATGAAGTAAATGATGATTATTTTAAAGCAGCGAAAAAAGCACAATTTATTTCTGGGATAATGATGCCAGTAATGCAATTTGTAGGTAACCTAGGTTATGTAGGTGTCTGTGTAGCTGGTGGTATTTTTGTTACTAATGGAACGCTTCAAGTAGGGGATATCCAATCATTTACACAATATGTGCAGCTATTTACGCAACCTATCTCTAGTGTTGCAAATATTGCCAACATCATTCAATCCACTATTGCTTCTGCGGAACGTGTTTTTGAAATGATGGATGAAGAAGAAGAAAAAGATGAAATCCCAGCAAACATTAACCAAGTTGCTGGCGAAGAAAATAGTATTGTTTTCGATCACGTGAAATTTGGTTATACTCCTGACAAACCACTGATGACCGATTTAAATATTCATGTGGAAGAAGGACAAATGGTCGCGATTGTTGGCCCAACTGGCGCTGGTAAAACAACGATTATTAATCTGTTGATGCGTTTTTATGATGTCGATGGTGGTTCTATCCGGATGAAAGGTATTGATACCCGAGATATGACTAAGGATGCTGTTCGCGAAAAATTCGGCATGGTACTACAAGATACTTGGTTATTCAACGGAACAATTGCTGACAACATTGCATACGGTCGTGAAGGAGCAACGAAAGAAGAAGTTATTGGAGCAGCAAAAGCGGCATATGCAGATGATTTCATTCGTCGATTACCAAATGGCTATGATACCGTTTTAAATGAAGAAGGTTCCAATATTTCACAAGGTCAAAAGCAATTATTAACGATTGCTCGGGCGATCTTGTCTGATCCTTCTATCTTAATTCTAGATGAAGCGACTTCTAGTGTAGATACTCGTACAGAATTAAATATTCAACTAGCAATGGGTAACTTAATGGAAGGACGCACTAGCTTTGTTATTGCCCACAGACTTTCGACGATTCGTGATGCAGACCTAATTCTAGTAATGAATCACGGTAGCGTCATTGAACAAGGGACACATAAAGATTTATTAGATGCAAAAGGCTTTTACGCAGATCTTTACAATAGTCAGTTTACTGGAGCACAAGCAGTTTAA
- a CDS encoding rhodanese-like domain-containing protein has translation MYQSITANDLEQELKANSRNILDVRDAADFAEGHIPNAINIPINELPEKFKGLDSEQAYTIICYAGGRSERASQFLAAEGFEVTNVMGGMGAWHGETSK, from the coding sequence GTGTATCAATCTATCACAGCAAACGACTTGGAACAAGAATTGAAAGCCAATTCGAGAAATATATTAGATGTAAGGGATGCCGCTGATTTTGCGGAAGGGCATATTCCAAATGCTATCAATATCCCAATAAATGAATTACCAGAGAAATTTAAAGGCTTAGACAGCGAGCAAGCTTATACGATTATCTGTTATGCTGGAGGTCGGTCAGAACGAGCAAGTCAGTTTCTTGCTGCGGAAGGCTTTGAAGTTACGAATGTCATGGGTGGCATGGGAGCTTGGCACGGGGAAACTAGCAAATAA
- a CDS encoding LapB repeat-containing protein has translation MIKLGIKISLCAFLIVPLLAAPLSSNVSAEENSNVQAAQDIVNIPDLAFKSYLNSLLSQPSTSDITEAQMDTITNITINGGTVADITGIDYAHNLTSVRLANTQVTDFSLLASLSKLTNISLAGSNITSNSIPDLNGLQELTNLNISPANLTNDALTKINKIPNLTYLNLDSNHSLTDIMPLKSLPNLVTLFVQFCGINDYRGIEDFPSLKNLSAYGQNVGRTVLINSSIKSSALNYDEANQTIFVPFTLMTERTVNFNGDLIPFSTSTSRSSTYFTLNEQQITGSRLSIDDTGITVSGITKDDFDAITKMEYNAVYNNPAGSYAAPPNITSYTISGGTYDHYFDIDHSLTITNDDTISYREGNPVTEAQFLSDIHAETDDGTPVTSDFDSVVDLSMPGVYTVTLNAENAAGLKATPKTVTVTVLAKPIITADKTITYTTGDSKTSEQFLKDISATTNDGSPVTNDFDSVVNLNKSGTYEVTLRAVSADGIEADPVKVLVTVENREEPPGPPTPPTPPGPDPTPTPDSSPNPDGSNDSSANNGTTSPNHQNSTNQASLPATGDSNLDTMILIGIVLAGVTVFSFRKRKQH, from the coding sequence ATGATAAAACTTGGGATAAAAATTAGCTTATGTGCTTTTTTAATAGTACCACTTTTAGCCGCCCCATTATCTAGCAATGTTTCAGCTGAAGAAAATAGCAACGTCCAAGCGGCACAAGATATCGTAAACATTCCTGACCTTGCATTCAAAAGCTATTTAAATAGTCTTCTCAGTCAACCTAGTACTAGTGATATTACCGAAGCACAGATGGACACGATTACTAATATTACTATTAATGGAGGTACTGTAGCAGATATAACCGGCATAGATTATGCACATAATTTAACTTCTGTGCGTCTAGCCAACACGCAAGTTACCGATTTTTCTTTACTCGCATCATTATCAAAATTAACAAATATTAGTTTAGCTGGTAGTAATATTACCTCCAACTCCATCCCAGACCTTAATGGTTTACAAGAGCTAACAAACTTAAATATTAGTCCTGCAAATCTTACCAATGATGCTTTAACTAAAATCAATAAAATCCCCAACTTAACTTACTTAAATTTAGATAGTAACCATTCTTTGACCGATATTATGCCACTTAAATCATTACCTAATTTAGTTACTTTATTTGTACAATTTTGTGGAATTAATGATTATCGTGGAATTGAAGATTTCCCCAGCTTAAAAAATCTATCCGCTTATGGTCAAAACGTTGGCCGAACAGTTTTAATAAATAGCTCTATTAAAAGTTCCGCATTGAATTATGACGAAGCGAACCAAACTATTTTTGTTCCCTTTACGTTAATGACAGAACGTACCGTGAATTTTAACGGTGACCTTATTCCATTTTCAACATCTACAAGTAGATCTAGCACTTATTTCACTTTAAATGAACAACAAATTACTGGCAGTCGCTTAAGCATTGATGATACTGGTATCACTGTTAGCGGGATTACAAAAGATGATTTTGATGCTATTACTAAAATGGAATATAATGCTGTTTATAATAATCCTGCTGGAAGTTACGCAGCTCCTCCAAATATCACTTCCTATACGATTTCAGGAGGGACATATGACCATTACTTTGACATTGATCATTCCTTGACGATTACAAATGATGACACAATAAGTTATAGAGAAGGAAATCCTGTCACGGAAGCACAGTTCTTATCTGATATTCACGCTGAAACAGATGATGGGACCCCAGTGACAAGCGATTTTGATAGTGTGGTAGATTTAAGTATGCCAGGAGTTTATACAGTGACACTTAATGCAGAAAACGCTGCAGGTCTAAAAGCAACTCCTAAAACAGTGACAGTAACCGTCTTAGCTAAACCAATAATTACGGCTGATAAAACAATCACTTATACAACCGGCGATTCCAAAACTTCCGAACAATTCTTAAAGGATATTTCAGCTACTACCAATGATGGAAGTCCCGTGACAAATGACTTTGATAGTGTTGTTAACTTAAATAAATCTGGAACGTATGAGGTGACCTTGCGTGCGGTAAGTGCAGATGGTATAGAGGCTGATCCGGTAAAAGTTCTCGTAACAGTTGAGAACCGTGAAGAACCACCTGGTCCACCGACTCCTCCTACACCTCCTGGACCAGACCCAACTCCTACACCTGATTCAAGTCCAAATCCAGACGGTAGTAATGATTCTTCTGCTAACAACGGAACCACATCACCTAATCATCAAAACAGTACCAATCAAGCTTCCTTACCTGCTACAGGTGATTCTAATCTAGACACTATGATTTTAATTGGTATCGTTTTAGCTGGAGTGACTGTTTTTTCTTTCCGGAAAAGAAAACAACATTAA
- a CDS encoding FMN-dependent NADH-azoreductase — protein sequence MTNVLFIKANGLPAERSVSVALYEIFLNEYKKSHPDDNVTELDLFEADLPYYDVTMMSGLHKEVAGETLTNEEKRLADIANGYLDQFLAADKIVMAFPLWNFSIPAQFLTYLFYLNQAGKTFKYTANGPIGLVTDKKVALLNARGGIYSDGPMQSFEMSVNYVKNVLGHFGISEPEMVIVEGHNAKPDQAKDIISAGAKEATELAQKF from the coding sequence ATGACAAATGTACTTTTCATCAAAGCAAATGGTTTACCTGCAGAACGCTCAGTGAGTGTAGCACTATACGAAATTTTTCTAAATGAATACAAAAAATCACACCCAGACGATAATGTGACAGAATTAGATTTATTTGAAGCTGATCTACCTTATTATGATGTAACAATGATGAGCGGATTACATAAAGAAGTAGCTGGTGAAACACTTACTAATGAAGAAAAACGCCTAGCTGATATCGCCAATGGTTACTTAGATCAATTCTTAGCAGCCGACAAAATCGTTATGGCTTTCCCACTTTGGAATTTCAGTATTCCGGCTCAATTTTTAACTTACTTATTCTATTTAAATCAAGCTGGAAAAACCTTCAAATATACTGCAAATGGTCCAATTGGTCTTGTTACAGACAAAAAAGTAGCTTTACTTAACGCACGTGGCGGAATCTACTCAGATGGTCCAATGCAAAGCTTTGAAATGTCTGTAAATTATGTAAAGAATGTCCTTGGTCACTTCGGAATTTCCGAACCAGAAATGGTGATTGTGGAAGGTCACAATGCCAAACCAGATCAAGCAAAAGATATTATCTCAGCAGGTGCCAAAGAAGCAACTGAACTTGCTCAAAAATTCTAA
- a CDS encoding MarR family winged helix-turn-helix transcriptional regulator — MKLKPCTERSELLYRMHLLSKEISHVFEQQTNRSFTKVEILFHIRQTPGQSQNKLKENLYIDSASITRHLKRMEEQGLITREKNDENKRYTYLFLTATGEAELASLLAEKENFQNEALAGFSEEEVALWLKSVTKMMNNIEKMEEK, encoded by the coding sequence ATGAAGCTGAAACCATGTACAGAACGATCTGAACTACTTTACCGAATGCATTTGCTATCAAAAGAAATTAGTCATGTTTTTGAACAGCAAACGAATCGAAGTTTTACTAAAGTAGAGATTTTATTTCATATCAGGCAAACACCAGGCCAGAGTCAAAACAAGCTAAAAGAAAACTTATATATTGATTCGGCAAGTATTACAAGGCATTTAAAGCGTATGGAAGAGCAAGGACTGATTACTCGTGAAAAGAATGATGAAAACAAACGCTACACATACTTATTTTTAACCGCAACTGGTGAAGCGGAATTAGCTTCTTTGCTTGCAGAAAAAGAGAATTTTCAAAATGAAGCACTAGCAGGTTTTTCAGAAGAAGAAGTTGCCTTGTGGTTAAAATCAGTCACAAAAATGATGAATAATATCGAGAAAATGGAGGAGAAGTAA
- a CDS encoding NADP-dependent oxidoreductase yields MKAVVIENYGGKEQLKEKEVAMPKPGKNQVIVKESATSINPIDWKLREGYLKQMMDWEFPIILGWDVAGVISEVGEGVTDWKVGEKVFARPETTRFGTYAEYTAVDDHLLAKIPDSISFEEAASVPLAGLTAWQALFDHAKLQKGEKVLIHAGAGGVGTFAIQLAKHAGAEVITTASAKNHELLKSLGADQVIDYKEVDFKDVLSDIDVVFDTMGGQIETDSYDVLKEGTGRLVSIVGISNEEKAKEKNVTATGIWLEPNGKQLNELAKLLENKTVKAIVGKTFPFSEKGVFDAHALSETHHAVGKIVISFNK; encoded by the coding sequence ATGAAAGCAGTAGTAATCGAAAATTACGGTGGTAAAGAACAGTTAAAAGAAAAAGAAGTTGCAATGCCTAAACCAGGAAAAAATCAAGTTATCGTAAAAGAAAGTGCGACTTCGATTAATCCGATTGACTGGAAGCTTCGTGAAGGATATTTAAAACAAATGATGGACTGGGAATTCCCAATTATTTTAGGTTGGGATGTTGCTGGTGTTATTTCTGAAGTAGGAGAAGGCGTAACAGATTGGAAAGTTGGCGAAAAAGTATTTGCTCGTCCAGAAACAACTCGTTTTGGGACCTACGCAGAATATACTGCAGTAGATGATCATTTGCTAGCAAAAATTCCAGACAGCATTAGTTTTGAAGAAGCTGCTTCTGTTCCACTTGCTGGCTTAACAGCATGGCAAGCACTATTTGACCATGCAAAACTTCAAAAAGGTGAGAAAGTATTGATTCATGCAGGTGCAGGTGGCGTTGGAACTTTTGCAATTCAATTAGCCAAACACGCTGGTGCAGAAGTAATCACAACTGCTAGCGCTAAAAACCATGAATTACTGAAATCACTTGGAGCAGATCAAGTAATTGATTATAAAGAAGTTGATTTTAAAGATGTTCTTTCTGATATTGATGTGGTTTTTGATACAATGGGTGGACAAATCGAAACAGATAGTTATGATGTTTTAAAAGAAGGAACTGGTCGATTAGTAAGCATTGTAGGGATTTCTAACGAGGAAAAGGCAAAAGAAAAAAATGTGACAGCGACTGGGATTTGGCTAGAACCTAATGGTAAACAGCTGAATGAGTTGGCTAAATTATTAGAAAATAAAACAGTAAAAGCGATTGTTGGTAAAACTTTCCCATTCTCAGAAAAAGGTGTTTTTGATGCCCATGCATTAAGTGAAACACACCATGCAGTTGGAAAAATAGTAATTTCATTTAATAAATAA
- a CDS encoding GNAT family N-acetyltransferase produces the protein MEIIELQDGQIITIRKAAKEDASIIIPYLNEVAGETDFLSFGKDEFMMSIGDEAEYIEKNNGVMFLVFMDDKLASVSQLIGHTKKRELHTCELAISIRKEFWGLGIGKICLGKLIQYAKHDELLKLIYLEVVSENKRALSLYKNIGFIEAGEIPALMRVDDRYLDVKMMYLPV, from the coding sequence ATGGAAATAATCGAATTACAGGATGGACAAATAATAACAATTAGAAAAGCAGCGAAAGAAGATGCTAGTATTATCATTCCTTATTTAAATGAAGTCGCAGGCGAGACAGATTTTTTATCATTTGGAAAAGATGAATTTATGATGAGCATTGGGGATGAAGCAGAATACATAGAAAAAAATAATGGAGTGATGTTTTTAGTCTTTATGGACGATAAGCTAGCTAGTGTTTCTCAGCTAATAGGGCATACTAAAAAAAGAGAGCTACATACATGCGAATTAGCTATTTCGATACGAAAGGAATTTTGGGGGCTTGGTATTGGTAAGATTTGTTTGGGAAAACTGATTCAATACGCTAAGCATGATGAATTGTTGAAATTAATCTATTTAGAAGTTGTTTCTGAAAATAAGAGAGCATTAAGTTTGTATAAAAATATTGGATTTATAGAAGCAGGAGAAATTCCAGCTTTAATGCGAGTGGATGATCGTTATTTAGATGTGAAAATGATGTATTTACCTGTTTAA